A window of Phycobacter azelaicus contains these coding sequences:
- a CDS encoding ABC transporter ATP-binding protein, translating to MADASNSDAFVEFERVQKSYDGETLVVKDLNLVMPKGEFLTMLGPSGSGKTTCLMMLAGFETATHGDIRLGGVSINNIPPHKRGIGMVFQNYALFPHMTIAENLSFPLEVRKIGKSEREEKVKRALDMVEMGAFGGRRPSQLSGGQQQRVALARALVFEPELVLMDEPLGALDKQLREKMQFEITDLAHRLGITVVYVTHDQTEALTMSDRVAVFNDGRIQQLAPPDLLYEEPENSFVAQFIGENNTLEGTVKEINNGLALVQLDGGELIDCKPVNVSQPGERTRVSIRPERVEYNKERLQEGAHTLKAEVLEFIYMGDIFRTRLRVAGNDEFIIKTRNAPDQVRLKPGQQIEIGWLPEDCRALDA from the coding sequence TTGGCTGATGCGTCAAACAGTGATGCGTTCGTAGAGTTCGAGCGCGTCCAAAAGAGTTATGACGGCGAAACGCTAGTCGTAAAAGACCTGAACCTTGTCATGCCAAAAGGTGAGTTTCTGACCATGCTGGGGCCGTCAGGTTCTGGCAAGACCACTTGCCTGATGATGCTGGCTGGATTTGAAACCGCCACCCATGGTGATATCCGTCTGGGCGGGGTTTCCATCAATAATATTCCGCCGCACAAGCGGGGCATCGGCATGGTTTTCCAGAACTATGCCCTGTTCCCGCACATGACCATTGCTGAGAACCTCAGCTTCCCACTGGAAGTGCGCAAGATTGGCAAGTCCGAGCGGGAAGAGAAGGTAAAGCGCGCGCTGGACATGGTTGAGATGGGTGCCTTCGGCGGGCGCCGCCCGTCGCAGTTGTCCGGTGGTCAGCAACAGCGTGTCGCTCTTGCACGGGCGCTGGTGTTCGAGCCGGAGCTTGTTCTGATGGACGAACCGCTCGGCGCGCTCGACAAGCAGCTGCGCGAAAAAATGCAGTTTGAAATCACCGACCTGGCCCACCGTCTTGGCATCACAGTGGTCTATGTGACACACGACCAAACCGAGGCGCTGACCATGTCGGACCGGGTTGCCGTATTCAACGACGGTCGCATCCAGCAGCTGGCGCCGCCGGATCTTCTGTATGAAGAGCCTGAGAACAGCTTCGTGGCCCAGTTCATCGGGGAAAACAACACCCTCGAAGGCACCGTCAAGGAGATCAACAACGGTCTTGCGTTGGTGCAGCTCGATGGTGGGGAACTGATCGACTGCAAGCCGGTCAATGTCTCGCAGCCCGGCGAACGCACCCGCGTTTCCATCCGCCCTGAGCGGGTCGAATACAACAAGGAGCGTCTCCAGGAAGGTGCGCATACCCTGAAAGCGGAGGTGCTGGAGTTCATCTACATGGGTGACATTTTCCGTACACGCCTGCGGGTGGCTGGCAATGATGAGTTCATCATCAAGACGCGCAACGCGCCTGACCAGGTGCGCCTGAAGCCGGGTCAGCAGATCGAAATCGGCTGGTTGCCCGAAGATTGCCGCGCGCTGGACGCCTGA
- a CDS encoding extracellular solute-binding protein: protein MKLTKLTALAASTALCAPMAFAEMADEMTIVSWGGAYSHSQLKAYHEPYSEKTGVKIINDESSAEAVAKLRAMNEAGNVTWDVVDVVAADAMRLCDEGLAMEIDADEQLAPAPDGTPASEDFGELLVSDCFIPQIVYSTTFGYRTDMVGDTPPDDICDVFDLEAYPGKRALEKRPINNMEWALLCDGVAKEDVYDVLETEEGQEQALAKLDTIKDSVIWWSAGADTPQLLADGEVVMGSTYNGRLFSVIEEQKQPVGMLWDAQVFDLDGWIIPAGLSEERKARALDYIMFATDTQRLADQAKYISYGPARASSAPLVGKHAELGIDMAPHMPTDPENAKNTFLYNYEFWADYRDDIDAKFQAWLAK, encoded by the coding sequence ATGAAACTCACCAAACTGACTGCCCTGGCCGCGTCTACGGCGCTGTGCGCGCCGATGGCGTTTGCTGAAATGGCTGACGAGATGACCATCGTATCCTGGGGTGGTGCCTACTCGCATTCCCAGCTGAAGGCTTACCACGAGCCCTATTCTGAAAAGACCGGCGTCAAGATCATCAACGATGAATCCTCTGCCGAAGCCGTGGCCAAACTGCGTGCGATGAACGAAGCGGGCAACGTGACTTGGGACGTCGTGGACGTGGTTGCCGCTGACGCGATGCGCCTGTGCGACGAAGGTCTGGCGATGGAAATCGACGCGGACGAGCAACTGGCGCCCGCGCCCGATGGCACCCCGGCCTCCGAAGACTTTGGCGAACTGCTGGTCTCTGACTGCTTCATCCCGCAGATCGTCTACTCGACCACCTTCGGCTACCGCACCGACATGGTTGGCGACACCCCGCCGGATGACATCTGCGACGTCTTCGATCTCGAAGCCTATCCCGGCAAGCGCGCGCTGGAAAAGCGTCCGATCAACAACATGGAATGGGCGCTGCTCTGTGACGGCGTTGCCAAGGAAGACGTCTATGACGTTCTGGAAACCGAAGAAGGTCAAGAGCAGGCCCTGGCCAAGCTCGACACCATCAAGGACAGCGTGATCTGGTGGTCCGCCGGTGCCGACACTCCGCAGCTGCTGGCTGACGGCGAAGTCGTGATGGGCTCCACCTACAACGGTCGCCTGTTCTCGGTCATCGAAGAGCAGAAGCAGCCGGTTGGCATGCTCTGGGACGCACAGGTGTTTGACCTCGACGGCTGGATCATCCCGGCAGGTCTGTCCGAAGAGCGTAAAGCACGTGCGCTGGACTACATCATGTTTGCAACCGACACCCAGCGTCTGGCTGATCAGGCCAAGTACATCTCCTATGGTCCGGCCCGTGCCTCCTCGGCTCCGCTGGTTGGCAAGCACGCCGAACTGGGTATCGACATGGCGCCCCACATGCCGACCGATCCTGAAAACGCTAAGAACACGTTCCTCTACAACTACGAGTTCTGGGCTGACTACCGCGACGATATCGACGCGAAATTCCAGGCGTGGCTGGCCAAGTAA
- a CDS encoding ABC transporter permease: MSDTTQSGPVLAADGTPLKRSLARALRMQKLRALMLIAPLLLFILLTFILPIADMLFRSVENRIVSDTLPKTVVALQDWDAKGDEAPGEVVYENLYYDLFVAAEAKEHTKLGTRLNYEQTGISSLFRSSGRKVDDIGKDHVKAIERAGGGALKDEALWFEIMTGGSGAASNSDLLDAQRTKMRHLTSEDFPADIGFVPGADFSALFPRTARAYTDFALFTAVMDEDVVAEEDPWESVMVAFASEVQADGGAEKLAGYSGPGAAELKTAAEALADLEPISFKASFLDIDEDWGDVANWRTIQTYSPKYTSGYFLNSIDMQKGPDGAEARPENQQIYITLFQRTMFMSLVITASCIVLAYPIAWILANLPARSANLLMILVLLPFWTSLLVRTSAWKVMLQQQGVINDVLVWLGLVADDARLVMINNQFGTIVAMTHILLPFMILPMYSVMQTINPSYLRAAKSLGATNWTAFWRVYFPQSVPGIGAGSILVFILAIGYYITPEIVGGTKGVFISNRIAYHISSSLNWGLAAALGAILLVVVLILYWAYDKIVGIDNVKLG, translated from the coding sequence ATGAGCGACACCACCCAATCCGGCCCGGTTCTGGCGGCTGACGGCACGCCATTGAAGCGCAGCCTGGCCCGCGCCCTGAGAATGCAAAAGCTGCGTGCGCTGATGTTGATTGCGCCCCTTTTGCTGTTCATCCTTTTGACCTTTATCCTCCCGATTGCGGACATGCTGTTCCGCTCGGTTGAGAACCGGATCGTTTCCGATACCCTTCCCAAGACTGTCGTCGCCTTGCAGGACTGGGATGCCAAAGGCGACGAAGCGCCCGGTGAAGTTGTTTACGAGAACCTTTACTACGATCTTTTTGTGGCGGCGGAAGCCAAGGAGCATACCAAGCTCGGTACCCGCCTGAACTATGAACAGACCGGTATTTCCTCACTGTTCCGCAGCAGCGGTCGAAAGGTCGATGACATCGGCAAAGACCATGTGAAAGCCATTGAACGCGCTGGTGGCGGCGCCCTCAAGGACGAGGCGCTCTGGTTCGAAATCATGACTGGTGGCAGCGGCGCTGCGTCCAACTCGGATCTTCTGGATGCGCAACGCACCAAGATGCGTCATCTCACAAGTGAGGACTTCCCGGCGGACATCGGTTTTGTGCCTGGGGCCGATTTCTCGGCACTCTTTCCGCGCACGGCCCGCGCCTATACGGACTTTGCCCTTTTCACAGCCGTCATGGACGAAGACGTGGTTGCCGAGGAGGACCCTTGGGAAAGCGTCATGGTGGCCTTTGCCAGTGAAGTGCAGGCAGACGGCGGCGCAGAGAAACTGGCCGGATACTCTGGTCCCGGTGCAGCAGAGCTGAAAACCGCAGCAGAGGCATTGGCCGACCTTGAGCCGATTTCCTTCAAGGCTTCTTTCCTCGACATTGATGAAGACTGGGGGGATGTTGCGAACTGGCGCACGATCCAGACTTACAGCCCCAAGTATACCAGCGGCTATTTCCTGAACTCCATCGACATGCAGAAAGGTCCCGACGGGGCCGAGGCACGCCCCGAGAACCAGCAAATCTACATCACGCTGTTCCAGCGTACGATGTTCATGTCTCTGGTGATCACGGCGTCGTGCATCGTGTTGGCCTATCCCATTGCATGGATCCTAGCGAACCTGCCAGCGCGATCCGCCAACCTGCTGATGATCCTTGTTCTGTTGCCGTTCTGGACCTCGCTTCTGGTGCGGACCTCGGCATGGAAGGTGATGCTGCAACAGCAGGGCGTCATCAACGACGTTCTGGTCTGGCTGGGACTGGTGGCGGATGACGCCCGCCTTGTGATGATCAACAACCAGTTCGGCACCATCGTGGCGATGACCCACATCCTGCTGCCGTTCATGATCCTGCCGATGTATTCGGTGATGCAGACGATCAATCCATCCTACCTGCGCGCGGCAAAATCCTTGGGTGCGACCAACTGGACGGCTTTCTGGCGGGTCTATTTCCCGCAGTCAGTACCGGGTATCGGGGCTGGGTCGATCCTCGTCTTTATCCTCGCCATCGGCTACTACATCACACCCGAGATTGTCGGCGGCACCAAGGGTGTCTTCATCTCCAACCGGATCGCCTATCACATCTCGTCCTCGCTCAACTGGGGTCTGGCCGCCGCGCTGGGCGCGATCCTTCTGGTGGTCGTCCTGATCCTCTATTGGGCCTATGACAAGATCGTCGGCATCGACAACGTGAAGCTGGGATAA